The nucleotide window CGTAGATCAGGTTCTGGTCAAATAGCTAATGTATAAAAAGGAAATGAACCATGGTAAATAGAAACGTAAAAGAGAGTTTACAGGTTAAATTAGAGAAGAATATTTTTGGCATGTATTTGTTTATGGCTCTATCAGTATCATTAGCTGGTATTGTAGAAATTGTTCCTTTATTTACCAATCCTGAAGCGGTTAAGGACGAAGTGATTGTAGCTGATGGGAGTACAAAAAGTTTATTATGGCTTCGTTCTAAAGGTCAAAGTTTGTCTGATTGGAAGCCTGGTGATGGTGTAAGGCCTTTAACTGCTTTAGAATTAGCGGGTCGTGATATTTATCAGCGTGAAGGTTGTTATTTATGTCACTCACAAATGATACGTCCATTTAGAGATGAGAAAGAACGTTATGGCCATTTTTCTTTAGCGGTGGAGTCAATATATGATCACCCATTTCAGTGGGGATCTAAAAGAACAGGCCCTGATTTAGCGCGACTTGGTGGTAAATATTCTGATGAATGGCATATTTTGCATTTACGTCATCCACAAGCAGTTGTACCAGAATCAGTCATGCCAAAATATCGTTTTTTAGAAAATGCTTTGGTCGATGGTGATGTAATCTCTACACACATGAGCGGTTTATCTAAAGTTGGTGTGCCTTATACAAAGGAAGATATTGTACAAGCTCCAGCCTTCGTTAAGGGAAAGAATGAAATGGATGCAATGGTAGCTTATTTGCAATCATTAGGAAATATGATCAAATTTGAAGACGGCGTGACTTACAGAGAGTAATGACCTTGGTTGATAAATTTGGTGCTGTGATAGCAGTTGTTATATTTTTATTATTAGCAATTTCTTATTTTTACGCTTTTAGACCAAAAAATAAGAAAAAATTTGAAGCCTTGCGTAACTTTGTAAATGATAAAGATTGAGTTAAGATGGAAAAAACAATGAGTGAACAGAAAAATTCTTTCCCAGGTGAAAATAATACAGGGCATTTTTGGGATGAAGAAAATGATATTAGAGAGCTAAATAATCCCCCGCCAAGATGGTATATGTTGGCATTATATATGGGTACACTTGCTGTTATAGTTTATACGTTTTACTATCCAACTATTCCTTGGTTTGGTGAGCATAATAAAGGTTTTGCTAGTTGGACACAAATTAGTGAAATGAATGAAAGCGTTGCTAAATTAGAGATTTATCGTGAAGAAAGGTTTGCTGATATTGAGAAAGCTATTGCTGAAAAATCATTAGAAGAAATTGTACTTGATGATGAATTAAGAACTTATGCTATTAAAACGTCTAAAGTATTATTTGGTGATAATTGTTCGGCTTGTCATGGTGCTGCTGGTCAAGGTAATATAGGTTTTCCTGTTTTAGCTGATGATGATTGGTTGTATGGAGGAAAATTAGAACAAATTAGTACTAGTATTACAAGTGGACGAAAAGGAAGAATGCCAGCACGTATGTTGGGTATTTCAGATGCTGAGGCTAGTACGTTAGCTACTTTCTTGATTGAAATAGGTAAAGGTAAAAAAGGAAATTCTGATCTTGCTTCTAAAGCACTATATATGAATAAAGGTTGTATTGCTTGTCATGCTCCTAATATGAAGGGCAATCAATTGTTAGGTAGTGTTAATTTAAGCGACGGTATTTATCGTTTTAAAGCAGATGATCAACATGCGTCAATTGTACGTATAATTCTACACGGTGTAAATCAAGTAAACGATCCATTAACACAAGACGCCGTTATGCCATCATTTGGCCATTCAAGTATTATCAATGCTTTGCAAATTAAAAAACTTGCTATTTATGTGCATCAATTAGGTGGTGGTGTTTCTGTTAAATAAAATACTTAACAATCCTTTATACTATATTTCAAGGAACTAGTAATATTTTTTTATTTAAAAGCTAATTTTTTTTTAAAAATTTGTTATCTTTGTAGGTATAATTCTATCTTCAAAGCCGAAGTAGCATAGTTGGTAGTGCAACTGATTTGTAATCAGTAGGTCGCCAGTTCGAGTCCGGCCTTCGGCACCATATTGACGAGTAGGACTTATAATATTGTCATAATCAGGGGTTGTATTTCTATTTTAAAATTGTGTATCCTATCCTCCTTATTTTTTGCTCTATATATAAGAACTCTCTAGGAGAAAAATATTTTTTAATTATTTTTAGATATAGTTATAACTATGATAGATAAGGTAAATTATATTGGATTGAAAGTGATGAGAGAGGTTATCCATGAATATTTTTATATTAATAATGGAATATGTGTAAACAGTCAAAAAAGAAAGTAAGATTAAATCTATTTATGAGAAATTAAGTTATATCACAATTAGAGTAATTTTATCAAAATCTAGACATTCTCTTTTACTACATATCAATATATCAATACTAGTTTTATTAGTAGTTGTATATAGACTTAAATTTAATTAATACCTAATCATATAGAAAGACTATTGTATATCAAACCCTGTTTTAAGGTTTAGTTCAAAAGCATTTGATTCAATATTTGGATTAATAATTATTGAATCAAATGTTAGTAAAATTGTTTGATTTAGTTTATTATTAAGACTAATGGCTTTCAGCATGTTATCTTTTAGGCCAAAATTTAATTGGTTAGTTTGTTGAGTTTTATACCAATTAATTTTATCTTTTGTGTATATATATTGGGGTATATGATTGCTATCGATAGGTCGATTAATAAACCAATATAATGGAGTTTGTGTTAAGTTAGTTGTTGATATCAAATTAGCTTGTTCTAATTCAACATCAATTAGCCACAGTTTAGTATTATTTAACAGTAGTATTTGCTCATTTGGCATTAGCTTATGCCAAGTTGTTGCGGACGTTTAAATAATAACGTGCCAGAAGATTTGGTTAATAGAGTACCTGTGTTGTTATAGGTATGTTGTGTAAAGTTAGCACTTAGGCGTTCAAATGAACCAAAAAAATTAGAGAAATCATAGTTACTATTGGCAAAACTAGAAAATACAAGCATTAAAGTACTTATAAATTTAGTCATTAGTAGTTATAGGTATAGGTGCTAATACTTTGCGATTTCCAGCGCTATTCATACTGCTTACTATACCATTAGCTTCCATGTCTTCAATAATAAGTGCTGCACGGTTGTAACCAATTCGCATACGGCGTTGTAGGCTAGAAATTGAAGCACGCTGTGATAAAGTTACAATTTTCACAGCTTTATTATATAAAACATCAAGCTCACATGATATGTTTGATATTTTATTTAAGTCTTGTAGATTATTTGATTTACTATTAATATTAAGAATATCATCTAGATAATTAGTTTCATGGTTATCTTTTAAAAAATTAACCACGCGTTCAATCTCACCATCGTCAACAAAGGCACCATGTACGCGAATAAGGTGTGACATACCTGGTTTCATATATAACATATCACCCATACCGAGTAATTGTTCAGCACCACTTTGGTCAAGAATGGTGCGTGAATCAACTTTTGAAGAGACTTTGAAAGCAATACGTGTGGGTATATTAGATTTGATTAGACCAGTAATAACATCTACACTTGGACGTTGTGTGGCAATAATAATGTGAATACCTGCAGCTCGTGATTTTTGTGCTAAACGTATAATAAGTGCCTCAACACGTTTAGCTTTGGTACGATCTTCTTGGGCTAGTGTGCCAAGCATATCAGCATATTCATCAATAACTATCATAATCATAGGTAATGCTTCTAACTCAGTTGTTGTTTTACTTTCATTAGTAGTATTTTGATTAAATAACGGATAAAATAAAGGTTCTTTCTTATTTTTAGATTTTTTTATCTTTTTATTAAAGCCTTCAATATGGCGCACTCCAAATTTAGCCAATAATGAATAACGACGTTCCATTTCATTAACACACCAGTACAAGGCAGAAGCTGCTTGGTTCATATCTGTTACAACAGGTGTGAGCAAGTGTGGAATGCCAGCATAACAAGCTAGTTCAACAATTTTAGGGTCAATCATAATAATACGTACTTCTTCTGGTTTAGCTTTGAAGAGCACACTTAGGATCATTGTATTTAGTCCAATTGATTTGCCCATACCGGTTGCACCAGCAACGAGCAAGTGTGGCATTTTTGTTAGATTGGTAATAATTGGAATACCGTTAATATCTTTACCTAGACCTAGGGTTAAGGCAGAGTCAGATTTAATAAAATTTTCAGAAGAAAAAATTTCTTTAAGATTGATGATTTCACGTTGTGTATTTGGGATTTCTAAGCCAATAACAGGTTTTCCGGGGATAATATCAACAATACGTACACTTTTAACTAATAAAGCACGTGCTAAGTCTTTATTAAGATTTATAATTTGACTAACTTTAATGCCAGGAGCAAGTGAAAGTTCAAATTGAGTGACGACAGGACCAGGGGTGACTGTGGTAACTAAAACATCAAAACCAAAATCTTTAAGTTTTACTTCAACTTGGCGTGACATTTTTTCTAGTATTTCTTTAGAGTATCCAGTGGTGTTGATAGTTGGTTCATCAAGTAAGTCTACATTTGGCAAACCAGTTATGGTTATCGTATTAAATAGATTAGAGGAAATAACTTTTTTAAAACTTTTATTTGGTTTTTCCTTGCTTCTTTTTATTTCGGTAAGTATGCTAGTTTTAGTACTTGATTGTTTAATGGGGGTAGAAACTTTTATAGTTTTAACTTGTGTTCTAATATAACGCATTTTTTTAAGAAGATTATTTAACATATTATTAGTAAAGGAGAAAATATTAATCCATGAAGAACTACTGACAATGCTAAAACTAATCATTATAATACTGAGATAAATAATTAGTGATGCAGAACCAAATAAAACATTAAAATAACGATGTATACTAATACCAATATAGCCACCAGATGCGCCTATATCTGTAAAGTTTTGAACTAAAAATGCAGCACTAAAAGTAATTAGTGTCATTAGTGAAATAAAACGAATAGCAATTGTTAAGTATTTTAACTTTTTCTGTTCAGTGTTTTTGTGGATTTTCCATCCTAACCATATTAGTGAGACTGGTATTAAATAGGCACTATAACCTAAATTAGATAAAGAGATATCGCTTAAATATGCACCAAATACACCAGCAAGGTTAGCAACTGGTGCAATTAGAGTAACGTTACCTGACCAAGGGTTTTCATTAGCAGAATAAGTCACTAATGCGGATAAAAAAATAAGACCTATGGTACTTAAAAAAATAAATAGTATTTCACTAGCTATTTTAGTACGAGGTTTTTGTTGGTATCTTTTTGTACTTATTTTTTTATTCTTTTTCAAGGTGGTTTATAATATCTCGAATGTATTCATAAAGTATAAAGTATTCATATGAGTGAAAATAAACATTGTAAGGTATTGATTATTGGTTCAGGTCCTGCTGGTTATTCTGCTGCAGTTTATGCAGCTAGAGCTAATCTTACTCCTGTTGTTGTGAGTGGTATGGAACAAGGTGGTCAGCTAATGAATACTACTGATGTGGATAACTGGCCTGGAGATGATGCTGGTGTTCAAGGTCCAGATTTAATGGCACGTATGAAAAAACATGCTGAGTATTTTGATACACAAGTTATTAATGATACTATCATATCAGTTAATTTTGTCAAACGCCCCTTTGTTTTAAAAGGTGAGATAATTACCTACACAGCAGATTCAGTGATTATTGCAACAGGTGCAAGTGCTCGTTATTTAGGTTTAGAATCAGAAGAAGAATTTAAAGGAAAAGGTGTATCTGCCTGTGCAACGTGTGATGGATTTTTTTATCGTGGGAAAAAAGTAGCTGTGATTGGTGGAGGTAATACAGCAGTTGAAGAAGCGTTGTTTTTGTCAAATATTGTTGATCATGTTACTATTGTTCATCGTAAGCATAAGTTTTCTTCTGAAAAGATTTTATCTGACCAGTTAATTGAAAAAGCAAGAACAGGAAATATCACTATTGAATATAATCATAACCTTGATGAGGTATTAGGTGATGTCAATGGAGTAACAGGGATTCGTTTAAAAAATAATAATAATAAGATAAAAGATATTGATGTGCATGGTGTATTTATTGCTATTGGTCATACACCTAATACAGCTATTTTTAAAGGTCATTTAGAAATGATAAATGACTATATTAAAGTTCAAAGTGGAACACAAGGTAATGCTACACAAACCAGTATAGAAGGTGTATTTGCAGCAGGTGATGTGTCAGATTATGTTTATCGTCAGGCTATTACTTCAGCTGGGTCTGGTTGTATGTCAGCGTTAGATGCTGAACGATTTTTAGGCGAATAACCTTTTTAAAGGTTATAATCTACTCTTTTATACCTGTAAAGAGTGTAAAGGCCACATAGCTCAGTTGGTAGAGCAAGGGACTGAAAATCCCTGTGTCCCTAGTTCAATTCTAGGTGTGGCCACCATGTTTATTTGACTATATTAAGTATTTTTTTATTAAGACTAGTTAGAGAATTCTATTTTCGTAAAGTATTAATTTTGGTTGATCACGAAATTAAAGATTATTTTTTTGTTATAAGTAGATTGAAAGTTTAACAGTATTAGCAATTAGTATTATATTATTAATTGTTTTATGATATAATACTGTTATGTCGCCCTTAAGAAATACTCTCCTTAAGAGATAAGTTGGCGACATACTTCTATCGTTAGTTATAATTTCATAATTTCATAATTTCATAATTTTAAACTGGGTTATTCAGTAAAATTAATTTTTCTAATGGAGTATATTCTTATTTGTAAGGTTCTTCAGAATCAATTTTTACAATGACTTTGTTTAATCAATCATAAAGGTTAATAATGTTATTTAACAGAGTTAAGTTACACAAAATACTATGTATATTGGATTATTCTTTTGTTGTATGTTACGTGACTTTTAATTAATTGTAATTCATGATTTGTTAGCAAGAATTTGCATGACTGCCATACGTATTGCAATACCATCAGTAACTTGTTGCAATATGATTGATTGATTGCCATCAGCTACAATTGAGTCAATTTCAACGCCACGATTAATTGGACCTGGATGCATAACAATAGCATCTGATTTTGTTAGTGCTAGACGTTTTGGCGTGAGTCCAAAATTATTAAAGTATTCTTGTTCATTAGGGATATTAGCCTCAATCATACGTTCTTTTTGTAATCTTAATACTATCACTACATCGCAATCTTTAAGTCCTGGTTCAATATCATCAAAACAACTGACTTCTGAACAAGGTTCTGAATTGTATTGTAAGATTTTTGGAGCAATAAGACGGATATCAGTCGTTCCTAGAGTTTTAAGTGCTTGAATACCAGAGTGTGCCACACGTGAATGAATAATATCACCTACAATAGCAACTGATAAGTTTTCAAATGTTTTTTTGTGTTGGCGAATACTTAGCATATCAAGTAGTGCTTGGGTTGGGTGAGCGTTAATACCGTCACCTGCGTTTAGAATGGAGACACCTTCTAGGTATTTTGCTACATGGTGTGGTAAGCCATTTTGTTTGTGGCGAATTACAAACATGTCAATTTGCATGGCTTTAAGTGTTCGCATGGTATCAAGTAAGTCTTCATTTTTTTTGAGTGCTGAGTTAGCAAGGTCAACGTTAATAACATTGGCACTACTTCTCATTGCAGCAATTTCAAATGTGTTGCGTGTTCGTGTTGATGGTTCAAAGAATAAATTAGCAATGGACATATCATCAAGTGCTTTGGATTTTTTTAAGTTGCCAGAGGTATCAATTAAGCTATCAGCCTTATCAAGAATATGAGTTAAATGTTGTTTGGAAAGACCCTCAAGTCCTAATAGATGAATTAATTTACCAGAGTCGTTTAGTTGAATATGGTTACTAATCAAATTTTTTTTCATTGAGCCATGTTTGTAATATTAATTGTGATGATTGTTTGTCAACATTACCACGTTGTGCATTGTGATGATGATGATTGTATTTTAGAAGTTTTTTTGCTTCATTTGAGGATAAATATTCATCAATAAATTCGACTTCAATTTGGTAACGATTTTTTAATTTTTTTCCGAATGATTTGGCAATAAAAGTCATTATCTGTTCTTTTCCTTGTTTGTCAAATGGTAATCCAACAATAAATAGCTTAATATTATGACTATTAATAACTTCATCAAGTTCGACCCAATTAGTTGAATTGTCTTTATGATGTTTAATTACCGCAATACCTGTTGCTCGCATGGTTAAACTATTGGCTATTGCAACACCAGTTCTCTTAGTGCCAATATCAAATCCTAAATAAGTATTAATATTCACTGTAGTTGTTGTAATAATTGATAGCCAACATAGCCATCAATCGGTAATTTATTTGCTTTTTGGTATGCTCTTGTTGTACAACGAGTCTTTTGTCCTGATATACCATTAGGTTCACCTGTATTAAAGCCTAGTTTATTTAGCGTGTTTTGAATATATTTAATATTATCATTACTAAGCGAAGGTTCGGTAATGGATTTCGCAAATAATTGATTTAAGCCTATTAAACGATCAGATAAATAGTACATATAAAATTGAGCGATTCCACCTGAGAATAGCATGAAAATTTCGATAAATTAAAAATGCTGGGCCATTATAGTCCATTGGTAATATGAGAGATGCTTGCATACTTGAGTTGGGAAGATTAGCG belongs to Candidatus Vesicomyosocius okutanii and includes:
- a CDS encoding lytic murein transglycosylase, with product MINSANLPNSSMQASLILPMDYNGPAFLIYRNFHAILRWNRSILYVLFI
- the trxB gene encoding thioredoxin-disulfide reductase, which translates into the protein MSENKHCKVLIIGSGPAGYSAAVYAARANLTPVVVSGMEQGGQLMNTTDVDNWPGDDAGVQGPDLMARMKKHAEYFDTQVINDTIISVNFVKRPFVLKGEIITYTADSVIIATGASARYLGLESEEEFKGKGVSACATCDGFFYRGKKVAVIGGGNTAVEEALFLSNIVDHVTIVHRKHKFSSEKILSDQLIEKARTGNITIEYNHNLDEVLGDVNGVTGIRLKNNNNKIKDIDVHGVFIAIGHTPNTAIFKGHLEMINDYIKVQSGTQGNATQTSIEGVFAAGDVSDYVYRQAITSAGSGCMSALDAERFLGE
- a CDS encoding outer-membrane lipoprotein carrier protein LolA, which gives rise to MPNEQILLLNNTKLWLIDVELEQANLISTTNLTQTPLYWFINRPIDSNHIPQYIYTKDKINWYKTQQTNQLNFGLKDNMLKAISLNNKLNQTILLTFDSIIINPNIESNAFELNLKTGFDIQ
- a CDS encoding CcoQ/FixQ family Cbb3-type cytochrome c oxidase assembly chaperone, whose amino-acid sequence is MTLVDKFGAVIAVVIFLLLAISYFYAFRPKNKKKFEALRNFVNDKD
- the ruvX gene encoding Holliday junction resolvase RuvX, which codes for MNINTYLGFDIGTKRTGVAIANSLTMRATGIAVIKHHKDNSTNWVELDEVINSHNIKLFIVGLPFDKQGKEQIMTFIAKSFGKKLKNRYQIEVEFIDEYLSSNEAKKLLKYNHHHHNAQRGNVDKQSSQLILQTWLNEKKFD
- the ccoP gene encoding cytochrome-c oxidase, cbb3-type subunit III, with the protein product MSEQKNSFPGENNTGHFWDEENDIRELNNPPPRWYMLALYMGTLAVIVYTFYYPTIPWFGEHNKGFASWTQISEMNESVAKLEIYREERFADIEKAIAEKSLEEIVLDDELRTYAIKTSKVLFGDNCSACHGAAGQGNIGFPVLADDDWLYGGKLEQISTSITSGRKGRMPARMLGISDAEASTLATFLIEIGKGKKGNSDLASKALYMNKGCIACHAPNMKGNQLLGSVNLSDGIYRFKADDQHASIVRIILHGVNQVNDPLTQDAVMPSFGHSSIINALQIKKLAIYVHQLGGGVSVK
- a CDS encoding aspartate carbamoyltransferase catalytic subunit; its protein translation is MKKNLISNHIQLNDSGKLIHLLGLEGLSKQHLTHILDKADSLIDTSGNLKKSKALDDMSIANLFFEPSTRTRNTFEIAAMRSSANVINVDLANSALKKNEDLLDTMRTLKAMQIDMFVIRHKQNGLPHHVAKYLEGVSILNAGDGINAHPTQALLDMLSIRQHKKTFENLSVAIVGDIIHSRVAHSGIQALKTLGTTDIRLIAPKILQYNSEPCSEVSCFDDIEPGLKDCDVVIVLRLQKERMIEANIPNEQEYFNNFGLTPKRLALTKSDAIVMHPGPINRGVEIDSIVADGNQSIILQQVTDGIAIRMAVMQILANKS
- a CDS encoding peptidoglycan-binding domain-containing protein, translating into MLFSGGIAQFYMYYLSDRLIGLNQLFAKSITEPSLSNDNIKYIQNTLNKLGFNTGEPNGISGQKTRCTTRAYQKANKLPIDGYVGYQLLQQLQ
- the ccoO gene encoding cytochrome-c oxidase, cbb3-type subunit II, with translation MVNRNVKESLQVKLEKNIFGMYLFMALSVSLAGIVEIVPLFTNPEAVKDEVIVADGSTKSLLWLRSKGQSLSDWKPGDGVRPLTALELAGRDIYQREGCYLCHSQMIRPFRDEKERYGHFSLAVESIYDHPFQWGSKRTGPDLARLGGKYSDEWHILHLRHPQAVVPESVMPKYRFLENALVDGDVISTHMSGLSKVGVPYTKEDIVQAPAFVKGKNEMDAMVAYLQSLGNMIKFEDGVTYRE
- a CDS encoding DNA translocase FtsK, with amino-acid sequence MKKNKKISTKRYQQKPRTKIASEILFIFLSTIGLIFLSALVTYSANENPWSGNVTLIAPVANLAGVFGAYLSDISLSNLGYSAYLIPVSLIWLGWKIHKNTEQKKLKYLTIAIRFISLMTLITFSAAFLVQNFTDIGASGGYIGISIHRYFNVLFGSASLIIYLSIIMISFSIVSSSSWINIFSFTNNMLNNLLKKMRYIRTQVKTIKVSTPIKQSSTKTSILTEIKRSKEKPNKSFKKVISSNLFNTITITGLPNVDLLDEPTINTTGYSKEILEKMSRQVEVKLKDFGFDVLVTTVTPGPVVTQFELSLAPGIKVSQIINLNKDLARALLVKSVRIVDIIPGKPVIGLEIPNTQREIINLKEIFSSENFIKSDSALTLGLGKDINGIPIITNLTKMPHLLVAGATGMGKSIGLNTMILSVLFKAKPEEVRIIMIDPKIVELACYAGIPHLLTPVVTDMNQAASALYWCVNEMERRYSLLAKFGVRHIEGFNKKIKKSKNKKEPLFYPLFNQNTTNESKTTTELEALPMIMIVIDEYADMLGTLAQEDRTKAKRVEALIIRLAQKSRAAGIHIIIATQRPSVDVITGLIKSNIPTRIAFKVSSKVDSRTILDQSGAEQLLGMGDMLYMKPGMSHLIRVHGAFVDDGEIERVVNFLKDNHETNYLDDILNINSKSNNLQDLNKISNISCELDVLYNKAVKIVTLSQRASISSLQRRMRIGYNRAALIIEDMEANGIVSSMNSAGNRKVLAPIPITTND